The Glycine soja cultivar W05 chromosome 3, ASM419377v2, whole genome shotgun sequence genome window below encodes:
- the LOC114407523 gene encoding uncharacterized protein LOC114407523, whose protein sequence is MGSEGPTTPTTTIHVTGFKKFHGVSENPTETIANNLTEYMNKKGLPKGLVIGSCSILETAGQGALVPLYQRLQSAVIAKDTESSNSNRIIWLHFGVNSGATRFAIENQAVNEANFRCPDEMGWKPQKVPIVPSDGGISRTRETSLPVVEITKALAEKGYEVMVSVDAGRFVCNYVYYHSLRFTEQNGIKSLFVHVPLFVTINEETQMQFAASLLEVLASIPQ, encoded by the exons ATGGGGTCTGAAGGTCCTACGACACCGACAACAACAATTCATGTGACAGGATTTAAGAAATTCCATGGAGTTTCAGAGAATCCAACAGAAACAATTGCCAATAATTTGACGGAGTACATGAATAAGAAGGGTTTGCCAAAGGGTTTAGTTATTGGGAGCTGCAGCATTCTTGAGACTGCTGGTCAAGGAGCACTTGTTCCACTGTACCAGAGATTACAATCCGCCGTTATTGCCAAGGACACTGAATCTTCAAATTCCAATAGAATTATTTGG CTGCATTTTGGGGTTAACAGTGGTGCAACAAGGTTTGCTATAGAGAACCAAGCTGTCAATGAGGCTAATTTCCGATGCCCTGATGAAATGGGATGGAAGCCCCAG AAAGTCCCCATTGTTCCTTCGGATGGTGGAATTTCGCGAACAAGGGAG ACTTCACTTCCTGTTGTGGAGATCACCAAAGCCTTGGCAGAGAAGGGATATGAAGTTATGGTATCAGTTGATGCAGGCAGGTTTGTGTGCAATTACGTTTACTATCATTCCCTTCGCTTCACCGAGCAAAACGGGATCAAATCCCTTTTCGTGCACGTGCCGCTCTTCGTGACAATAAATGAAGAGACTCAAATGCAATTCGCAGCTTCCTTGTTAGAGGTGCTTGCCTCTATACCTCAGTAG
- the LOC114407524 gene encoding inactive glucose-6-phosphate 1-dehydrogenase 4, chloroplastic-like isoform X2, which yields MSVSFSSTSVSFSESSFAFQRPAPAHLCSNSLTVASNNFHSATGGGRLVLNVGGTCLCRKFRGLKLWLLERLSFQFQPPKQPKNRNHHFRNNLENEKGSVSDSSSNLRVPDDKVTPVESLSLLQTGLSGTPVDVGRKPSLCIAVIGATGELAKRKIFPALFALYYSGFLPENVGIFGYSRKDITDEDLRSIIASTLTCRVDHQENCDNKLDAFLSKTYYINGGYDNKYGMSMLNSRMEQIEGGSKTNRIFYLSVPQEALLDVASCLASSAQTQNGWNRIIFEKPFGFDARSSDRLTQYILSNFQEKQIFRIDHLLGRNLIENLTVLRFSNLVFEPLWSRTYIDNVQYPCRYFSGYGIIRDIVHCHVLQTIALLAMEPPISLDGEDIRNEKLKVLRLIRKLEPKDVILGQYKASGGAKVDACVNGLTPTYFAAALYIDNARWDGVPFLIKTGLGLIKHQMEIRIQFRNVPGNVYHECIGHNRDRAINELILRDVPDEAILVRVNNKVPGLGLQLDSSELNLLYKDKYNMEVPDSYEHLLLDVIDGDNHLFMRSDELAAAWTILTPILNEIDKNNMSVELYEMGGRGPVGAYYLWAKHGVRWVED from the exons ATGTCTGTGTCTTTCTCTTCAACCTCGGTTTCGTTCTCGGAATCCTCATTTGCATTCCAAAGACCTGCTCCAGCACATCTTTGCTCAAATTCACTCACC GTTGCATCGAACAACTTTCATTCAGCAACAGGTGGTGGTCGTCTTGTGCTGAATGTTGGAGGCACCTGCTTGTGTCGAAAGTTTCGTGGTTTGAAACTGTGGCTACTTGAGAGACTCAGCTTCCAATTCCAGCCACCAAAGCAACCTAAGAATAGAAACCATCACTTCAGGAATAATTTGGAAAATGAAAAGGGATCGGTTTCTGATTCATCTTCAAATCTTCGTGTTCCTGATG ATAAGGTCACTCCGGTGGAGTCTCTATCGTTGCTGCAGACAGGTTTGTCTGGTACTCCCGTGGATGTTGGCAGAAAGCCCTCACTTTGTATTGCTGTCATAGGAGCCACCGGTGAGCTGGCAAAGAGGAAGATTTTCCCTGCTTTGTTTGCCCTCTACTACAGTGGCTTTCTTCCCGAG AATGTAGGCATTTTTGGTTATTCAAGGAAGGATATAACTGATGAAGACCTGCGATCTATTATAGCTTCAACATTAACATGCCGAGTTGATCATCA AGAAAATTGTGACAACAAATTAGATGCTTTCCTTAGTAAAACATATTACATTAATGGAGGCTATGACAATAAATATGGGATGTCCATGCTGAATTCTCGAATGGAGCAAATTGAG GGAGGATCCAAAACCAACAGGATATTCTACCTTTCTGTGCCACAAGAAGCACTTTTGGATGTTGCTTCATGCCTTGCAAGCAGTGCTCAGACCCAGAATGGATGGAATCGCATAATATTTGAGAAGCCATTTGGCTTTGATGCACGTTCTTCTGATAGGCTGACACAATATATTCTTTCAAACTTTCAGGAAAAGCAAATATTTAG GATTGATCATCTACTAGGAAGGAATCTCATTGAAAATCTTACAGTTTTAAGGTTTTCAAATCTAGTTTTTGAGCCACTTTGGAGTCGTACTTACATAGATAATGTACAG TACCCATGCAGATATTTCAGTGGCTACGGAATTATCCGTGATATTGTTCACTGTCATGTGCTCCAAACAATTGCATTGCTTGCCATGGAACCACCAATAAGCCTTGATGGAGAAGATATTAGAAATGAAAAG CTCAAGGTTTTGAGGTTAATTCGCAAATTGGAGCCGAAGGATGTCATTCTTGGCCAATATAAAGCAAGTGGTGGAGCCAAAGTTGATGCATGCGTAAATGGTCTGACACCTACTTATTTTGCTGCTGCACTATACATTGACAATGCACGATGGGATGGTGTGCCATTTCTGATTAAAACAGGCTTGGGGCTCATCAAACACCA AATGGAGATTCGGATTCAATTTCGCAATGTTCCGGGGAATGTATACCATGAGTGCATCGGGCATAACAGGGACCGTGCCATAAATGAACTCATTCTTCGGGATGTTCCTGATGAAGCTATTTTGGTGAGAGTGAACAATAAGGTTCCAGGACTAGGCCTGCAACTGGACTCTTCAGAATTAAATTTGCTTTACAAGGACAA GTACAACATGGAGGTGCCGGATTCATACGAgcatcttcttctggatgtcATTGATGGAGACAACCATTTGTTTATGAGAAGTGATGAGTTGGCAGCAGCGTGGACCATTCTAACTCCAATTCTGAATGAGATAGACAAGAACAATATGTCAGTGGAGCTTTATGAGATGGGGGGTCGCGGTCCTGTTGGGGCATACTACCTCTGGGCGAAACATGGTGTCCGTTGGGTGGAGGATTAA
- the LOC114407524 gene encoding inactive glucose-6-phosphate 1-dehydrogenase 4, chloroplastic-like isoform X1 translates to MSVSFSSTSVSFSESSFAFQRPAPAHLCSNSLTVASNNFHSATGGGRLVLNVGGTCLCRKFRGLKLWLLERLSFQFQPPKQPKNRNHHFRNNLENEKGSVSDSSSNLRVPDDKVTPVESLSLLQTGLSGTPVDVGRKPSLCIAVIGATGELAKRKIFPALFALYYSGFLPENVGIFGYSRKDITDEDLRSIIASTLTCRVDHQENCDNKLDAFLSKTYYINGGYDNKYGMSMLNSRMEQIEGGSKTNRIFYLSVPQEALLDVASCLASSAQTQNGWNRIIFEKPFGFDARSSDRLTQYILSNFQEKQIFRIDHLLGRNLIENLTVLRFSNLVFEPLWSRTYIDNVQVILSEDLAVHPGRYFSGYGIIRDIVHCHVLQTIALLAMEPPISLDGEDIRNEKLKVLRLIRKLEPKDVILGQYKASGGAKVDACVNGLTPTYFAAALYIDNARWDGVPFLIKTGLGLIKHQMEIRIQFRNVPGNVYHECIGHNRDRAINELILRDVPDEAILVRVNNKVPGLGLQLDSSELNLLYKDKYNMEVPDSYEHLLLDVIDGDNHLFMRSDELAAAWTILTPILNEIDKNNMSVELYEMGGRGPVGAYYLWAKHGVRWVED, encoded by the exons ATGTCTGTGTCTTTCTCTTCAACCTCGGTTTCGTTCTCGGAATCCTCATTTGCATTCCAAAGACCTGCTCCAGCACATCTTTGCTCAAATTCACTCACC GTTGCATCGAACAACTTTCATTCAGCAACAGGTGGTGGTCGTCTTGTGCTGAATGTTGGAGGCACCTGCTTGTGTCGAAAGTTTCGTGGTTTGAAACTGTGGCTACTTGAGAGACTCAGCTTCCAATTCCAGCCACCAAAGCAACCTAAGAATAGAAACCATCACTTCAGGAATAATTTGGAAAATGAAAAGGGATCGGTTTCTGATTCATCTTCAAATCTTCGTGTTCCTGATG ATAAGGTCACTCCGGTGGAGTCTCTATCGTTGCTGCAGACAGGTTTGTCTGGTACTCCCGTGGATGTTGGCAGAAAGCCCTCACTTTGTATTGCTGTCATAGGAGCCACCGGTGAGCTGGCAAAGAGGAAGATTTTCCCTGCTTTGTTTGCCCTCTACTACAGTGGCTTTCTTCCCGAG AATGTAGGCATTTTTGGTTATTCAAGGAAGGATATAACTGATGAAGACCTGCGATCTATTATAGCTTCAACATTAACATGCCGAGTTGATCATCA AGAAAATTGTGACAACAAATTAGATGCTTTCCTTAGTAAAACATATTACATTAATGGAGGCTATGACAATAAATATGGGATGTCCATGCTGAATTCTCGAATGGAGCAAATTGAG GGAGGATCCAAAACCAACAGGATATTCTACCTTTCTGTGCCACAAGAAGCACTTTTGGATGTTGCTTCATGCCTTGCAAGCAGTGCTCAGACCCAGAATGGATGGAATCGCATAATATTTGAGAAGCCATTTGGCTTTGATGCACGTTCTTCTGATAGGCTGACACAATATATTCTTTCAAACTTTCAGGAAAAGCAAATATTTAG GATTGATCATCTACTAGGAAGGAATCTCATTGAAAATCTTACAGTTTTAAGGTTTTCAAATCTAGTTTTTGAGCCACTTTGGAGTCGTACTTACATAGATAATGTACAG GTCATTTTATCAGAGGACTTGGCTGTGCATCCAGGAAG ATATTTCAGTGGCTACGGAATTATCCGTGATATTGTTCACTGTCATGTGCTCCAAACAATTGCATTGCTTGCCATGGAACCACCAATAAGCCTTGATGGAGAAGATATTAGAAATGAAAAG CTCAAGGTTTTGAGGTTAATTCGCAAATTGGAGCCGAAGGATGTCATTCTTGGCCAATATAAAGCAAGTGGTGGAGCCAAAGTTGATGCATGCGTAAATGGTCTGACACCTACTTATTTTGCTGCTGCACTATACATTGACAATGCACGATGGGATGGTGTGCCATTTCTGATTAAAACAGGCTTGGGGCTCATCAAACACCA AATGGAGATTCGGATTCAATTTCGCAATGTTCCGGGGAATGTATACCATGAGTGCATCGGGCATAACAGGGACCGTGCCATAAATGAACTCATTCTTCGGGATGTTCCTGATGAAGCTATTTTGGTGAGAGTGAACAATAAGGTTCCAGGACTAGGCCTGCAACTGGACTCTTCAGAATTAAATTTGCTTTACAAGGACAA GTACAACATGGAGGTGCCGGATTCATACGAgcatcttcttctggatgtcATTGATGGAGACAACCATTTGTTTATGAGAAGTGATGAGTTGGCAGCAGCGTGGACCATTCTAACTCCAATTCTGAATGAGATAGACAAGAACAATATGTCAGTGGAGCTTTATGAGATGGGGGGTCGCGGTCCTGTTGGGGCATACTACCTCTGGGCGAAACATGGTGTCCGTTGGGTGGAGGATTAA